A genomic stretch from Methylorubrum extorquens includes:
- a CDS encoding putative acyl-CoA dehydrogenase (Evidence 3 : Putative function from multiple computational evidences; Product type e : enzyme): MSSALALRPADDAVGPVPPATPNRPDWTDEAVLAGTKAIADGPLSAAAAEIDRGAYPLEILGRLGGAGALAVHLDRHGGRFGLSVAAMQAASQTCGATGFLMWCHDVCGLYLEQSGNSALTGAVLDDHAAGRSFGGTALSNPMKAFAGIEPILLRARRVPGGYRVSGMLPWVSHIGPGQYCGAIAGVVGANDTISHEIMFVLACDRAELRPCPHFSGMEGTSTWGVRLDDLFVGHDDLIADPARPFIGRIRSAFILLQCGMGLGVAEGSLDAMLAVEETLGHVNQFLDDRPDAIAAELTELRARVMRLAETPYDGATDYLIDVLDARAQVSELALRASQSALLHQGARGYLMSVAPQRRIREAHFVAIVTPAIKHLRWEMARLSRETQPTVTEGSRA, from the coding sequence ATGTCGAGCGCCCTCGCTCTGCGGCCGGCGGATGATGCCGTCGGGCCGGTGCCGCCTGCCACGCCGAACCGCCCCGATTGGACCGACGAGGCCGTCCTCGCCGGAACGAAGGCCATCGCCGATGGTCCCTTGAGCGCCGCGGCGGCGGAGATCGACCGCGGCGCCTACCCGCTCGAGATCCTGGGCAGGCTCGGTGGCGCGGGCGCACTCGCCGTGCATCTCGACCGGCACGGGGGGCGCTTCGGCCTCTCGGTGGCTGCCATGCAGGCGGCGAGCCAGACCTGCGGCGCCACCGGCTTCCTGATGTGGTGCCACGACGTGTGCGGCCTGTACCTGGAGCAGTCGGGCAATTCGGCTCTGACCGGCGCGGTGCTCGACGATCACGCCGCGGGCCGCAGCTTCGGAGGCACGGCGCTCTCCAACCCGATGAAGGCCTTCGCCGGGATCGAGCCGATCCTGCTGCGCGCCCGCCGAGTCCCCGGCGGCTACCGGGTCAGCGGCATGCTGCCCTGGGTCAGCCATATCGGGCCGGGCCAGTATTGCGGCGCCATTGCGGGTGTCGTCGGCGCCAACGACACGATCAGCCACGAGATCATGTTCGTGCTGGCTTGCGACCGTGCCGAGTTGCGGCCCTGCCCGCACTTCTCCGGCATGGAGGGCACCAGCACCTGGGGGGTTCGACTCGACGACCTCTTCGTCGGGCATGACGACCTCATCGCCGATCCGGCGCGCCCCTTCATCGGACGCATCCGCAGCGCCTTCATCCTGCTTCAATGCGGCATGGGCCTCGGCGTGGCCGAAGGGAGCCTCGATGCCATGCTGGCGGTCGAGGAGACGCTGGGCCACGTCAATCAGTTCCTCGACGATCGGCCCGACGCCATCGCGGCCGAACTCACCGAGCTGCGCGCCCGCGTGATGCGGCTCGCCGAGACGCCCTATGACGGTGCCACCGACTACCTGATCGACGTTCTCGACGCCCGCGCCCAGGTCTCCGAACTGGCTTTGCGCGCCTCTCAATCGGCGCTGCTGCACCAGGGCGCCCGGGGCTACCTGATGTCGGTCGCACCCCAGCGCCGGATCCGCGAGGCGCATTTCGTCGCCATCGTCACCCCCGCGATCAAGCATCTGCGCTGGGAGATGGCCCGGCTGTCGCGGGAGACGCAGCCCACCGTGACGGAAGGGAGCCGGGCATGA